The genomic segment TTGCCGAATCTAACATAGGTATCTTCTTTGCCATCTTTCTTGCCATTGCCTTCTTCGTCCCGCTGATCCTTCTTCTTTTCAGATTGCGCCACCTCAAGGGGGAGCAGGAGCTGGATTCCATCCTGTCGAAGGAATCGATGTTCATGTTCAACAATCTCATTCTTGTCGGCATCGCCTGCACGGTCTTCATCCTGACGATTTTTCCGCTGCTCGCGGAGTTCTTCACGGGAAACCAGGCAACGGTTGGTGTTCCTGTATACAACCGGGTAAGCGTCCCCTGGGGATTGGTGCTTCTTCTGCTCACCGGACTCTGTCCCCTCATCGCCTGGAAGAGGACATCCACTTCCAATCTGAAGAGAAATTTCCTGCTGCCAGCCACATTGTTCGTTCTATCGCTCATAATCTTCTTCATCCTTGGAGTGAGAAAGGTCTATCCTCTGATCGCTTTCTCTCTCTCCGTGTTCGTGCTCTCAAGTATCGTCATGGAGTTCTTCAAAGGGATCAGGGCAAGGCAAAAATCAGCCGGTGAGAACGTCTTCAGATCGTTCTTCACAATGATCGTAAGAAACAAGAGGAGATACGGTGGCTACATCGTTCACCTAGGCGTAGTCTTCATGTACATCGGGATGTCTGGCTCTGCTGCCTATCAGGTCGAAAAACAGGGGGCTCTGAAGCTCGGTGAAAGCATGAACATCGGTATTTACAACATCAGATTTGACCGCTTCACGGAGAAAGAATATCCCGAGCGCTACAACATCACTCTCGACCTATCTGTCTCCGGCAATGGGAGAGATCGCGGGACTATAAAAACAGAGCTTAACGATTACCCAAGGTTCGGGGTAGCGACTGAAGTCGGCATCGTCCGTGATCTCTTCCCTCATTCTCTCCCGGACCTGAAGAGTCTCGGAGAGGACCTCTACGTGATTCCAATGGGGTTCGAGCCGAAGACATCGACGGCTTCCTTCAAGGTCTTTATCAATCCATTGATAAATTTCCTGTGGCTCGGTGGCATCATTCTCGTCATCGGAGCGCATATCACCGTTCTCCCCGATAAGGAAGAGCGGGAGATACTCAAGGCAGCGCTCCTGTTTGCGAAAAAGGATATGAGATGACAGCAGTAATTATACTCATTATTCTGGTTGCGGCGCTTTCGTTCACGCTGGCTCCCCTGTTCAGAAAAGCAGAGGTGGACACCTCTCTTGGCGATCTGAAGTCATCCGCCTCTGAAGAACTCTTCCTGAAAAAGGAATCTCTTACGGAAGCCCTGAAAGAGCTCGAGTACGATCTGAGCACCGGGAAGATCTCTGAGACCGATTACAGAACCTTGAAAGAAAAATATCAGAAAGAGATAGAGGCGTTCTGAGATTGGACTCGAATACAAAGATCGGCAAAAACATAATCATCGCGGAAAAGATTGTAAAGGTCTTCGGCCACATCAAGGCTCTGAAAGGGATCGATCTCACGGTCCAGCGAGGGGAATTTCTCACAATCCTCGGCCCGAACGGCGCCGGAAAGACGACGCTCATCAAGATCCTGACATCCCTTCTGAAGCCGACTTCGGGCAGGTTACTCATATCAGGGATCGAGCCACGAAGGGGAAACACAGAAAAGCTGAAGAGAATCATCGGCGTCATCTCCCACAGCACCTTCCTCTACGACAACCTCACCGGGCTCGAGAATCTGAAGTTCTACGCTTCTATGTACGGTTGCGGGGAAGATCGGGAAAGAATGCTCGATCTTCTCAATGAGGTCGGGCTTTACAAGAGGATGCATGACCCGGTCAGGACTTACTCGCGCGGGATGCAGCAGAGGCTCTCCATCGCCCGTGGGCTCATCCACAGACCCGAGATCGTCTTCCTCGATGAGCCTTACACCGGACTCGATCAGCATGCTGCAAAGATGCTCCAGAAAATTCTATCATCCATCCACTCGGATGGAAGGACTGTTGTAATGGTCTCACACAATCTCCCGAGAGCTCTTGAACTCAGCGAGACGATTGCTATCATCTCGCAGGGGACGATCGTTTATCATTCCGCTGCAAAGGATATAAAACCCGAAGAGTTCGAATCGCTTTATCTTGAGACAGTGGATTCCTCCTTAATGATGAAGAGAAGTGAAGCATGATCTTCTTTAAAAAAGTTGCTGCCATAGTCGGGAAGGATTTGAGACTGGAGCTGAGGACGCTCGAGAGCCTCTCGGCCATGTTTCTCTTTTCCCTCATCGTGATCGTCGTCTTCGCCTTCGCCTTCGATTTTTCCACACTGCAGACCGTCGGCAAGGAACGGCTGATTCCGGGGGTCATCTGGATCACGCTGATCTTCTCAGCCATCATCGGGTTCAACAACTCCTTCGCTATTGAAAGGGATAAAGATTGTATCCTTGCCCTGATCCTCTGCCCCGTTGATCCTGGCGCCATCTATCTCGGGAAGGCGTTAGCCAATCTCATTATCGTCAGCATCCTTGAGGTCATCCTCCTGCCGCTCACCGCTATATTCTTTGATTTCAACCTCCTCTCCATTATTCCGGTGCTGACGCCCATTGTAGTCCTGAACACAATCGGCTTTTCCGAGATAGGAACGCTCTTTGCTGCACTTGCCTCGAAGGTTAAGCGTGGAGAAGCCCTCCTATCCATTCTTCTCTTTCCCGTTTCCTCTCCGCTCATCATCTCAGCGGTGAAGTGCACATCAGCCGCCATGGAGGGGAAAGGGATATTGGATTTTTCCAACTGGCTCTACGTTAGCCTCGGCTTCGACATCATCTTTTTCTTCGCGGCGTTCGTCCTCTTCGAGTACATCATCGAGGACTGAGAAGTTGATTTTATGGTAAGGAGAGATTATCTTTGAGAAGACTTCATTGAGTCAGGAGGTCAAATGGGAAAAGGTTCCAGGATCTTCATCGTCTTGCTTGCATGCATCGTCTTCGTCTTTTTTCTAATCTCTCTTTATCTCGTCTTCCTCCATGCCCCCACCGAGAAGGTGATGGGACCCGTCCAGAAGATCTTTTACTACCATGTACCTTCTGCCATCTCGACTTTTCTCGCATTCTTTGTAGTCTTCATCGCAAGCATTATCTACCTTGCAACGAAGAGCAGCCTCTGGGACAACATCGCCCGTTCCTCGGCAGAGATAGGGGTCTTCTTCTGCACGATCGTCCTCATAACAGGGCCGATCTGGGCAAAGCAGGCGTGGGGAACATGGTGGACATGGGAGGCAAGGCTCACGACGACGCTGATCCTGTGGCTAATCTACGTCTCTTACCTGATGATTAGAGGATACTCGGAAAACAGGGAACAGGCGGCAAGGTTCTCATCCATCCTGGGGATCGTAGGCTTCCTCGACGTGCCAATCATTTATTTTTCAGTTAAGTGGTGGCGCGGACAGCATCCCATCGTCTTCGGTCCGGGGAAGCAGGAGCCACTTGCCCCGGAGATGCTCCATGCCTTTTTATTCTCACTGTTCACATTCCTGCTCTTCTATCTCCTGCTCATGATCGTAAGGACTAGAATCTCCAGCCTTGAAGACAGGGCATCAACCTTGAAGGAGAAGATTTTATGAGTTACACATTCCTGTTCTGGGGGTATAACATCATCTGGATACTGATGGCCGCTTACCTGACCTTCATTTTAGTGCGGCTCGACCGGGTGGAAAAAGACCTTAACAGGATGGAAGAAAAGCTCGACAGACAGAAGAATCAATAATCGGCGAGTTCGAAATCCCCCATGAAGGTTTTTGAGATCGTCTCTTTATGCTTATCGAAAAGCGTATCGTTTTCTGCGCATGGCGAGACGGATGATACCTTGTTAAAGAAACTTTCATCTCCCTTATAGAGGCTCTCATAAGGGATGCTTCTGGTTCTCCTGACCCATTCTAGTACGGCACAGGAGATCTGATTGAATCTGGATTCTTTAAGGTCATTATCCCTCAGACCTCTTTTTTTCCGTACCATCATATCTCCAAGTATTATCATGTGCGTCTTGACCTGCCCTGGACCCCACTTCCTGGTCTGATCGAGCATCAGATCTGAAACATGCCTGTGCTTATTATAGGCAGGAAAGATCTCATCTTTGACCTTAAGATATTTTAAAAGTTCCTCCTCGCTGATGATGTTCATCCCTTTTCCAGAGATTTCCGCCAAATGTTTCCCCTTCTCCGCGAGCGCTTCCGTTCCGGGGATGCTCACGCTGCCAACCCCTTCCGCAGTTACCTTCTCTCCCGGTGCAGAAATCTCTTCCTGCTTTTCAGATCCTATGCCTGATTCAGTTCTCTGGATCTCAGCCGCTTCTCTCGCCGCCTCTCTCGCCTGTCTTGCACCAGCCTGCTCCCCAAGCTTTTTCACAGACATGTAAATGGCAAAAAGGGCTACCGTTCCTATGAGCAGGATGATGAATACGCCGAGCGTGATCCTCTTCATCGGCTCCATTGCTTCTTCCTCCCAACTTAAAGATATCTTAATATTTTACGGTCTTTGCCTATTTTTGCAAATCCAAACAATGTTTGGATTGACGAGGCCATTTGCCCTATGTTATTTTTTGTTACTATCTTTAATAATGATGAACCTTTTCAGGCGGAGTGAGAATGGAGAATAACAATAACAGAGAGATATGGGCCAGCAAGGTAGGACTTATCCTGGCGATGGCGGGAAATGCTATCGGACTTGGAAACTTTCTGAGATTCCCCGTTCAGGCTGCAAAAAATGGCGGCGGAGCCTTCATGATTCCTTACTTCACGGCTCTCATCCTGCTCGGCATCCCGCTTATGTGGGTCGAATGGGGGCTGGGGAGATACGGCGGCAAACTGGGAAGCGGAACATCGCCCGCCATCTTCGAAAGCATGTGCAAGAACAGGATAGCGAAGTACATCGGCGTCCTTGGAATTTGTATTCCTCTTGTATTTGTCATCTATTACACATACATCGAGTCGTGGACCTTCGGTTATTCGTTCTTCTCTCTCACGGGCAAATATTTCGGGAATGAGACTCGAGAGGCTATGGGAAGTTTCCTCCACAGCTACCAGGGTGTCCTCGGTAACGGGGAAGCGGGAACCAATCTCCCCTCTTTTCTATCCGCATATATCTTTTTCATGATAACACTCGCCATTAACATCTGGATACTCTCCAAGGGTGTCGTGAAAGGGATTGAAACGCTCGCCAAGATTGCGATGCCCGCCCTCTTCATATTTGCGGCCATCCTCGTCATAAGAGTCTTCACTCTGGGAACGCCCAATCCTGCCGTCCCCGAGAACAATGTCCTGAACGGGCTCGCATTCATATGGAATCCTGACTTCGGCAAGCTCTCTTCTGCTTCGGTCTGGCTTGCCGCCGCAGGACAAATCTTCTTCACGCTGAGCATCGGCACAGGTTCGCTTCTCACGTATGCGAGCTACGTCCGCGAGAAGGATGACATCGCCCTATCCGGTCTCACGACCTCCATGACAAACGAATTTGCCGAAGTCATACTGGGCGGATCTATAGCCATCCCTGTCGCCGTCGCCTTCTTTGGCGTCACCGAGACGACGGACATTGCAAGAAGCGGCGCCTTCAACCTCGGGTTCCAGGCCATGCCGATTATCTTTCAGAGACTCCCGTGGGGGCAGTTGTTCGGAGGGCTCTGGTTCATGCTTCTCTTCTTCGCCGGGATAACGTCATCCGTTGCCCTTGCTCAACCTGCAATGGCCTTCCTGCAGGATGAGCTGAAGATATCGAGACAACGGGCAGCAATCATCATAGGCAGTGTCATCTTCGTCTGCACCCAGCCGGTGATTTTCTACCTGGGACATGGATTCCTCGATGAGATGGACTACTGGGCAGGGGCCTTCGGACTCGTCGTTTTTGCCCTCTTCGAAGTCATTATCTTCGCA from the Acidobacteriota bacterium genome contains:
- the ccsA gene encoding cytochrome c biogenesis protein CcsA, with the protein product MGKGSRIFIVLLACIVFVFFLISLYLVFLHAPTEKVMGPVQKIFYYHVPSAISTFLAFFVVFIASIIYLATKSSLWDNIARSSAEIGVFFCTIVLITGPIWAKQAWGTWWTWEARLTTTLILWLIYVSYLMIRGYSENREQAARFSSILGIVGFLDVPIIYFSVKWWRGQHPIVFGPGKQEPLAPEMLHAFLFSLFTFLLFYLLLMIVRTRISSLEDRASTLKEKIL
- a CDS encoding heme exporter protein CcmB — translated: MIFFKKVAAIVGKDLRLELRTLESLSAMFLFSLIVIVVFAFAFDFSTLQTVGKERLIPGVIWITLIFSAIIGFNNSFAIERDKDCILALILCPVDPGAIYLGKALANLIIVSILEVILLPLTAIFFDFNLLSIIPVLTPIVVLNTIGFSEIGTLFAALASKVKRGEALLSILLFPVSSPLIISAVKCTSAAMEGKGILDFSNWLYVSLGFDIIFFFAAFVLFEYIIED
- a CDS encoding sodium-dependent transporter, which translates into the protein MENNNNREIWASKVGLILAMAGNAIGLGNFLRFPVQAAKNGGGAFMIPYFTALILLGIPLMWVEWGLGRYGGKLGSGTSPAIFESMCKNRIAKYIGVLGICIPLVFVIYYTYIESWTFGYSFFSLTGKYFGNETREAMGSFLHSYQGVLGNGEAGTNLPSFLSAYIFFMITLAINIWILSKGVVKGIETLAKIAMPALFIFAAILVIRVFTLGTPNPAVPENNVLNGLAFIWNPDFGKLSSASVWLAAAGQIFFTLSIGTGSLLTYASYVREKDDIALSGLTTSMTNEFAEVILGGSIAIPVAVAFFGVTETTDIARSGAFNLGFQAMPIIFQRLPWGQLFGGLWFMLLFFAGITSSVALAQPAMAFLQDELKISRQRAAIIIGSVIFVCTQPVIFYLGHGFLDEMDYWAGAFGLVVFALFEVIIFAWIFGMDNAWGEINQGAHIRLPRIFYYIIKYISPAYLIVLLLSWAYFDAGGILILKKDPYGDPIQTGDIIYRLGARLMMAGLFVVIALLVRYVWKKNRNEKKYASTS
- a CDS encoding ABC transporter ATP-binding protein encodes the protein MDSNTKIGKNIIIAEKIVKVFGHIKALKGIDLTVQRGEFLTILGPNGAGKTTLIKILTSLLKPTSGRLLISGIEPRRGNTEKLKRIIGVISHSTFLYDNLTGLENLKFYASMYGCGEDRERMLDLLNEVGLYKRMHDPVRTYSRGMQQRLSIARGLIHRPEIVFLDEPYTGLDQHAAKMLQKILSSIHSDGRTVVMVSHNLPRALELSETIAIISQGTIVYHSAAKDIKPEEFESLYLETVDSSLMMKRSEA
- a CDS encoding heme lyase CcmF/NrfE family subunit, encoding MVMVQVGNYSLLMATILSTWAVVSSILGITSRSKNMIKSGENAGIASFALISIASIALVHGFLTDDFRIEYVAHYSSIHQPLLYKLGAFWAGQAGSLLLWAWMLSLFSTVIVLQNRNKNRALMPQAISVIMTTQFFFLILLIFANNPFKLVPPPPNGVGLNPQLLNPYMLIHPPTLYLGYVGFTIPFAFAIAALITKRTGEAWIITTRRWSLFSWFFLGIGILLGSYWAYIELGWGGYWAWDPVENASLIPWLTGTAFLHSVMIQEKRRMLKVWNILLIIFTFCLCIFGTFITRSGIISSVHAFAESNIGIFFAIFLAIAFFVPLILLLFRLRHLKGEQELDSILSKESMFMFNNLILVGIACTVFILTIFPLLAEFFTGNQATVGVPVYNRVSVPWGLVLLLLTGLCPLIAWKRTSTSNLKRNFLLPATLFVLSLIIFFILGVRKVYPLIAFSLSVFVLSSIVMEFFKGIRARQKSAGENVFRSFFTMIVRNKRRYGGYIVHLGVVFMYIGMSGSAAYQVEKQGALKLGESMNIGIYNIRFDRFTEKEYPERYNITLDLSVSGNGRDRGTIKTELNDYPRFGVATEVGIVRDLFPHSLPDLKSLGEDLYVIPMGFEPKTSTASFKVFINPLINFLWLGGIILVIGAHITVLPDKEEREILKAALLFAKKDMR